The sequence ACTTTAACTCCCCCTTGCTTTGGGACGTGTTTGCGATTTCTACTTACTTCTCGGTATCATTGGTGTTCTGGTATATCGGGTTGATTCCAGATTTTGCCACTATCCGTGACAGGGCCACCGGTTTAAGAAAAGTTGTTTACGGTGCATTGAGCTTTGGATGGACTGGAGCTGCTAAGATATGGATGAGGTATGAAGCCGTATCGTTGATTCTTGCAGGTTTGGCCACACCGCTGGTACTTTCTGTACACACCATTGTATCCTTTGACTTTGCCACCTCCGTAATTCCTGGTTGGCATACGACGATTTTCCCTCCGTACTTTGTGGCAGGGGCGATTTTCTCTGGATTTGCCATGGTACTGACCTTGATGTTGATTACCAGGAAGCTTTTCAAGCTGGAAGATTATATCACCATGGTGCACATCGAATTGATGAACATCGTTATCATCATCACAGGATCCATCGTGGGTATCGCTTATATTACTGAGTTCTTTATCGCGTGGTATTCTGGAGTAGCTGCAGAGCAATATGCATTCATCAACCGAGCCTTTGGGCCTTATTGGTGGGCATATTGGTCTATGATGACTTGTAACGTGATTTCACCACAGTTATTCTGGTTCAAGAAAATCCGGACTTCCATCGTGTTTACCTTTGCACTTTCGATTGTGGTAAACATTGGGATGTGGTTCGAACGATTTGTGATTATTGTAACCTCACTCCACAGAGACTTCTTGCCTTCTTCATGGGCGATGTTCTACCCTACTTGGGCAGACGTAGGAGTTTACCTGTTCACTTTTGGTTTGTTCTTTACACTCTTCCTGTTGTTTGCTAAGTTTTTCCCAGTGATCAACATGGCAGAGGTGAAATCTGTATTGAAGTCTTCATCTGAAAAAGTAAATAAATAATGGAAAGAGATACGAATTTTGTCCTCGGTATTTATGATGATGAGGATGTTTTGAAAGAAGCTGTTACCAAAGTACGGGAGAGTGGCGTAAAGATCCATGAGGTGTTCACTCCTTATCCTGTACACGGTCTGGAAGATGTGCTTGGGTATAGAAGAAGCCGATTGCCAATTGCTGCCTTCTTGTTTGGATTGTGCGGTACTTGTTTGGCTTTGACCATGCAGCTGTTGATGATGGCGGTGGACTGGCCAATGATCATTGGTGGTAAAGACCACGCAGCAATTCCTGACTTTATCCCTGTAACCTTTGAGCTGACGGTACTGTTGGCCTCGTTTGGTATGGTCGGGGTGTTTATGATCAGTAGTGACCTTAAGCCATGGGCACAGCCTAGAATCTTTGATAAAAGAAGTACAGATGACAAACATGTGATGGCGATCGATATCGCTGTAAATGCTGGCGTGGAAGAAGCGAAAATTAAAGAGCTGTTGCAGGCATCAGGTGCTTCAGAAGTGAATAATAAAAGTTTTGAATAGTAGGTAACGAAGAAGATATGAAAATTTTAAAATCCATATATTTTGTTGCGCTTTCCGCTGCTTCATTAGGAGTAGTATCTTGCGGAGCTTCTGGAGATGATCAGGGGTTGGAGTACGCTCCTCAGATGTATCACTCCGTAGCTTACGAACCGCTTACCCAAATTCAAAATGAAGAGTCAGGAAGCTGGTTGTCCAATAGAGAGGATGGCAAAGGTGAATTTTACAACAGTAATATTTACAATCCGCACAAGATGAATATGAGGGAACCTGTACCCAATACGGTTCCTAGAAATCAATATGACATGCTTCCCTATCGACTGGATGTCGCTGACCTTACCGCTTCAGACAGTGTGAAAAACCCAGTGGAATTGAATGATCAGGTTTTGGCTGCAGGAGAACAATTGTTCATGCAGTATTGCTTGCCTTGTCACGGTGCTGGAGGTGAAGGAGATGGTAAGGTAGGTGAAGTGATTGGTGGTGTGGCCAACCTTAAAGGTGGTGCATACATTAACCTTACAGAAGGACACATTTTCCATGTGATCACACACGGAAAAGGAAGAATGGGAGCTCACGGTTCTCAGATTTCTCCTGAGAGAAGGTGGAAGATTGTTCACTATGTTAAACAAGAAATTCAGAAACAACAATAATGGCGCACGTTACAAATTTTAACCTGGATCAGAAATTTGACTTCACGGCAGCCCTGAAAAAGACCATCTTTATCATGGGAGGTATTGGGTTGTTGTTGTTAGTCATAGGGATTTTCACAAACGGCAGTGGTGATCATGGTCACGAATCTTCCGGCCATCAAACTGAACATGTAGAAGCTACTGGGCATGGAGATGACCATCATGCGGAAGCAGCAGCAGGACATGGTGAGCATGAAGAGCATGCAGCTGAAGCTGGACACGAAGAAGGTGGGCATGGAAGTGGCGCCACATTTAAGCGTTTTTTTGCTAACCTATGGGTGAACAATGTTTACTTCGCAGGTCTAGCTATTATTGGAGTGTTCTTCTTTGCCATTCAATATGCTGCTCAGGCAGGTTGGGCTACGGCCATTTTGAGGGTGATGATCTCCTTCGGTAACTGGTTGCCATTCGCGGCTATTGCGATGATTGCTACCTATTTTATAGCAGGTCATGACTTATTCCATTGGACACACAGTGATTTGTTTGATCCTGAAAGTTCACATTACGATAAAATCATTGATGGAAAAGGTGGTTTCTTCTATTGGCCACTGGCCAAGGGAAGCTTCCCTATCTTCTGGTTGATCAGGATGGTAGCGTTCTTTGGATTGTGGATATTCTTTTTCAATAAATTGAAAAACCTTTCTCTTCAGGAAGATATTAACGGTGGTGATAGCTACTGGTACAAAATGAGGAAGTTCTCTGCCATTTTCTTGGTGATCTTTGCTGTTTCTTCCTCTATCAGTGCATGGGATTGGGTGATGTCCATTGACACGCACTGGTTTTCTACCCTGTTTGGTTGGTATGTGTTTTCCTCATGGTTTGTAGCGGGATTGTCAGCCATCTGTTTGGTGACCATTATGCTTAAAGAAAGAGGATACTTGGAGATGTTCAACGAAAACCACCTTCACGATCTTGGTAAGTTTATTTTTGGGTTCTCCATTTTCTGGACTTACCTGTGGTTCTCTCAGTTCCTGTTGATCTATTATGCCAATATTCCTGAGGAGTCCGTTTACTATATCGAAAGGCTTACCAGTGATAAATACAGTGGTTTCTTCTTTGCCAACCTGATCCTTAACTTTGTCATACCGTTCTTGGTATTGATGACCAGGGATTCCAAGCGACATTTCATATTCTTGAAAGTGGTTTGTACCATCATTATCATTGGACACTGGCTTGATTTCTCTCTTATGGTTCAGCCTGGAACATTGGGCCACAATGGCGGCATTGGACTTATGGAAATAGGAATGTTCCTATGCTATGCATCAGTAGTGATCTTTGTGGTATTGACTGGACTTTCCAAGAAAAACCTTATCGCTAAGCATCATCCAATGCTGGAGGAGACTTATCATCATCATATTTAATACGTATCCGAAAAAGATAGAATTATGTACGGATTTCTTATAGCACTAGGTGTTTTAGTATTAGTATCCATCATTTGGATGGTTTATAGGATACAAACATTGGTTTCTGTAGTCAAAGGTTCTGATAAAAAAGTAGCTACAGGAAGCAATAAAGTGAATGCCGCTTTGTTTATACTCTTTTTGTTGGGTGCTGGAGGCTTGTTCTTTTGGTATTCTTTTAAAGAGTTCCACAATTATCATTTGCCTATAGCTTCTGAGCATGGGGTGGTGACCGATAACCTTTTCTGGGTAACCATGGCCATCACCGGTGTGGTGTTTATCATTACCCATATTCTATTGTTCTGGTTTAGTTACCGGTATCAGTATAAGGAAAATGCGAAAGCTTCTTATTTTCCTGAAAACAATAAATTGGAGGTTATATGGACCGCGGTACCGGCTTTGGTGCTTACCGTATTGATTGTATATGGTTGGAAATCATGGTCCGACATTACTGCTCCTGCACCTGAAAATGCACATGTAGTGGAAGTGATGGGGTACCAGTTTGCATGGGAGTTTAGATATCCCGGCAAAGACCAGCAATTGGGAAAATATGATTATCGATTGATTAATCCATCTAACTCCAGAGGAATTGATTTTACCGATAAGAATGCCTTGGACGATTTTCCTGCCCAAAAGGTAGTGATCCCAAAAGGTGAGCCTGTGTTGTTCAAAATTCGTTCTAGGGACGTATTACACTCTGTTTTTGCCCCTCATATGCGGTTGAAAATGGATGCCGTACCGGGAATGCCTACCAGATTCTGGTTTGTTCCCACCAAGACGACTGCTGAGATGAGAGCAGAACTGGGAGATGAAGAATTTGTTTACGAAATCGCTTGTACAGAAGTGTGTGGTGGCGGTCACTTCTCCATGAGAAGGGAAATTGAAGTGGTTGAGCCAGAGGAGTATCAAAAGTGGTTTGCTGAGCAGCAGACTTTTATTGAGATGGATCCATCGTTGGTGGCCGATGCACCTGCAGAAATCCAGGAATTGGCTCAGATACAAAGTGGAGAATAAGATATTAATTGATATAATAAAATAATTATGGCAGTAGCTAACATATCAACACACGGTACTACGGCGCATGATCATCATGATGATCATCATGAGCATAGTGATAATTTTATCACGAAATATATCTTTAGTACCGACCATAAAATGATCGGTAAGCAATTTTTGGTTACCGGTATTGTATGGGCACTTATTG comes from Echinicola vietnamensis DSM 17526 and encodes:
- the nrfD gene encoding NrfD/PsrC family molybdoenzyme membrane anchor subunit; the protein is MQVTSSVREPLVTGGKTYKDVTHDVSRQVEGKPTIGWMLGLAVSIGVLLLGGIAVGATVWEGIGMWGLNKTVGWAWDITNFVWWVGIGHAGTLISAVLLLFRQKWRTSINRAAEAMTIFAVICAAMFPVLHMGRPWLGAYWALPLPNVFGSLWVNFNSPLLWDVFAISTYFSVSLVFWYIGLIPDFATIRDRATGLRKVVYGALSFGWTGAAKIWMRYEAVSLILAGLATPLVLSVHTIVSFDFATSVIPGWHTTIFPPYFVAGAIFSGFAMVLTLMLITRKLFKLEDYITMVHIELMNIVIIITGSIVGIAYITEFFIAWYSGVAAEQYAFINRAFGPYWWAYWSMMTCNVISPQLFWFKKIRTSIVFTFALSIVVNIGMWFERFVIIVTSLHRDFLPSSWAMFYPTWADVGVYLFTFGLFFTLFLLFAKFFPVINMAEVKSVLKSSSEKVNK
- a CDS encoding DUF3341 domain-containing protein, producing MERDTNFVLGIYDDEDVLKEAVTKVRESGVKIHEVFTPYPVHGLEDVLGYRRSRLPIAAFLFGLCGTCLALTMQLLMMAVDWPMIIGGKDHAAIPDFIPVTFELTVLLASFGMVGVFMISSDLKPWAQPRIFDKRSTDDKHVMAIDIAVNAGVEEAKIKELLQASGASEVNNKSFE
- a CDS encoding c-type cytochrome — protein: MKILKSIYFVALSAASLGVVSCGASGDDQGLEYAPQMYHSVAYEPLTQIQNEESGSWLSNREDGKGEFYNSNIYNPHKMNMREPVPNTVPRNQYDMLPYRLDVADLTASDSVKNPVELNDQVLAAGEQLFMQYCLPCHGAGGEGDGKVGEVIGGVANLKGGAYINLTEGHIFHVITHGKGRMGAHGSQISPERRWKIVHYVKQEIQKQQ
- a CDS encoding cytochrome c oxidase subunit II, coding for MYGFLIALGVLVLVSIIWMVYRIQTLVSVVKGSDKKVATGSNKVNAALFILFLLGAGGLFFWYSFKEFHNYHLPIASEHGVVTDNLFWVTMAITGVVFIITHILLFWFSYRYQYKENAKASYFPENNKLEVIWTAVPALVLTVLIVYGWKSWSDITAPAPENAHVVEVMGYQFAWEFRYPGKDQQLGKYDYRLINPSNSRGIDFTDKNALDDFPAQKVVIPKGEPVLFKIRSRDVLHSVFAPHMRLKMDAVPGMPTRFWFVPTKTTAEMRAELGDEEFVYEIACTEVCGGGHFSMRREIEVVEPEEYQKWFAEQQTFIEMDPSLVADAPAEIQELAQIQSGE